ttatttttcatAAGAACTGCAATTCTAGTTTTATTTAACCAGATACAATTGACAAGTGAGGAAAGGATTCATGAACAATGAAAGGAGTGCAATTATATATTTACCATATTGAAGCAATCCAATAGCAATATTTCCTAAAGTTGACCAATTAAAAGAAGTCATACCACCTCAAAGAGAAAACATACCAAAATTATAAATGACTATGATTCAAAAAAGGTATAAATGAACATATATAACTAAAAGGGtaataaaattatttggaaCTATTTATTTTGGTAACGCTAGAAATAAAGGCATAGTTTAGGAAAAATTAAATGTAACattcaaattaatataaaaacaaTAATATTCTAAACCTTCATTTCGGTAAATTTGATATAAGTGTGTAAACATAATTTTTCTCCTTAAAAAAGCTTCTTGGCACATTGAATGTATTTATATCATAATTCAAATTTCAAGAGAATTTGaaatttcatatatacattttaaCGATGACCAATAGCAGCCAGTAGCACTATTATAAGATAATTAAAGAAATTTGTTGGCTTCATCActttttttggtatttagtgATCTTAGGGCACTTTAGTAGTTTTTTTTGGCTAAGTTTCATATTTTTAATGTTGGACTTCATTCAATAGgtttcttttcaaatattttatattttcaacgcTGCATTTTATGCTCTCACGTTAAATTTGGAGTATATAAATTATAGTTTGGACATTTTGTATGCACTTAAAATAAATTCAATAGTGATATTGTACAAACATCTAGATAATTTTTCATACAACATATGTACAcgaaaaaatgcattttaaaaaattagtatataaatttaaataaataggGGGTATTTAGATAGTTTCCTTTagaattgttttaaaaaaatttagaccaaatatttgactaaataaCTGTCCTTTGATAAATGgttgtaaaaaatatattacattattGTAATACCAAAAGAATATTTTAGACCATCAATTTGATTGAAAAACTATCCTTTGATGGTTGATTTTGAGAAGCACCAAAAATGGCAGAATTTCATGAAATTTATACCCAAATCTTATTTTCTTGAGAACCATAATTCTAGCTTTTTATTTGACCAAAAACACTTGACAGCTAAGGAAACGAATCATGAACAACGAACAGATTGGAAAAATAGGTTTGTAGTTGTAGGGTTGGGGACGAAAGATCTAGGATAAGGTAGAGTTTTCAAAACAAATGACTCGCATGGGTTTGAACGCGATATGATTGGGCTAACTCATATTAAGATAttaatggttcaaaatcaaggaGTCTTATATAACTATGGTCTTAAATGGGAGTGGACCACTCAATTATCAATTTCTGAcccatgcaaaaaaaaatttcttaaattGTCTATCACATTTTGTTTAGCATCAATACAATATATCATTGTAATACAAACAATAAAAAGATACCAAATTAGTAAATGAAATTTAAcctaaataaaaagaaaaaaaaatgaattgcaTAGAGAACCAAAAATAGCGATCATAGTGAGTTTAACTGTTGTTACTTTTTCAAGAATCTATAAATCATATAGGTATTAATATAAGCAAGCAATTAGTACTCGAAGATTTCGTTAGACCTATACAAAAATGAAGAAGgatagcaaaaaataaaaagcaaaagaatgaaaattttaaaaaaaggaaaggaatgcTAAACATGTTGTTGCAGAACTAGAATATAGTTATTGGATTGGTAATGATTTAAATTTACCCACTTAGCTAACTTAATTAGGTCAAAATGGGTGACCCAAATCTACCTACTAGTTAATGGGTTTCATTGTTTCACTCATTTAGACCCAACTAAATTTGGTGCATACCCAAACTCAATTATTGATGGGTGAGTCAAAATAAATAGGTTACTATTTATAGCTATAGATGAGTGGAAAGACTCGTACGATAGAATTTGCAAGAATAGCGTGGGATGGGCCAATTAGGTAGGAAAGGGTGAAGGAAGATAAGGCTTAGGTGAGAGGGAATGGTTGGTAGGAAGCTTGGTTTAAGTAGTTGAGCTAAAGAAGGCGAAGAGTTAGGCTAGGGTCTTGAGTAGAAAAGAAGGGGGTACGGGGTTGAAAGCCTTACAAGATGGAGCAGTGGCTTGAGGAGATTGATTGTTTCGGGAGGAGGGAGGGTGATAATGTGTGCATCTGGTGAGCTTTTGGTTTTTCTTGAAGTGTTTTATTTAGCTTTTTTTGGTGCTTTTTAGTAAGGTATTTAAATAAGAAATAtattgtatgatattttgatataaatcaaacacaaaaacagattttttttttatttttaaaccacttttgcatttaactattttaaataataataataatagtaatattattattattattattactactactactactactacttctTCTACTATTATTATTACAATAAATCTTATATAGACTGACAATATATATACTACCACGGTTGGATGCGTGACACAtgtacaaaatttaatttttaaattcaaattcagagTATGTGTCGCACATCCAATGGTAAAAGTGTATACACTGCCAGTTTATAGAAGATTAAttcttactattatttttatttaaagtATAAATCTGTGCATTGCACATCAAAATGCAAGTTTGTATCACAAGACAATGTCATGCACGGGccaaaattctaatttctatCATAAGGCATTGCCTTGCATGGGTTAAATTGCAAATTTGTATCATGAAACGATGCCCATACTCATGGACTTATGTAAATTGAATATAAACATCTACTATAATGAATCTAGACTACTATATATTGGATAATATATCCTAATTGATACTAATTCTGTAAGGTAATATGCTAATCGATGTCAATTGATACGAGAGAATATGTCCTAATTAATGCTAATGCTACCAATAAATACATGAGATTTATTTATATTTACTTTTTGAGTGTACTACTTGATTTATAAGTGGAAGCCTGGACTAGGTGTAGACAAGTAATTACCCTAATGACTAATTGTTGACCCTATTCCTTGATcaatgaaaatactcatgcaaATGCACGCGCAAATAAACACGCAGATCGAAGCTGTCGAATCTGGACCAAGCTTGGGTCGTGGGATGGAGTAGCATGCAGTTATCCAAAGAACTAAACAAATGCTCTTGATACTTTATTCGAAATTCAGAGTTGGGTGAATTAAATACATTTCTAACAATTTGTATTATGAGAAAATGGATGTACTTATGGACTTGCCTAAAATGAATCTAATCAACTAGTACATCTAATCTTCTCTAATATCTATGAGATAATATATCCTAATTCATACTTACTTGACTAGGTAATATGCTAATCGATGTTCATTGATGCAAGACAATATAACCTAACTGGTGCTAATGACTCTAAAAGATACAAGAGATTTGTGATTTTGAAAGCATGCTATGACCTGTGGTTGTTACTGGTGCCGAGCTTACCCAAACTTTTTCTAGTAAAAAATGTTATTTGTATTAATAGATACAATAATCCTTTTTATGTTTTGAACATACCACACGATTTAGTCTAAGTCTGGACTACGTGTAGACAAGTATTTACCTTAATCAATAATTGTTGACTCTAGTGGTTATCACTAAATTTATACCTtctgtacaaaaaaaaaaaaaaaaaactagactacaaTTTGGTATACAGTTGTTGGTTTATGGTTGGCTATACATGTTTCAAGAAAATTCATTGAGTTAATACGATAGAACAGACACATGGAccaatatcaaaattttttttaaagaaaaattctaATGTAAAAGCATTCATTTCGTAGAAATGCACTTAGAGCAAATTAATATGTAGAGTTCGAAGAATTTCCAAGATTATTTAATATCACTATATTCTTTTATAGATGGATCATGCATTCATATTTCTATCCAACACAAGAATCAATCTTGTTACACTCATTAAGATTTAGGATCTGTAAGGTAGTATCAACTACGTCTGCAGCAGTTTGGATTTCTGGTGTTAATGAAGGTTCAAGTGGCTTTGGGTCATTCAACACATCTTCACACTCTTGAGCTTGACCATAAGCTTCTGTGAGTGCCACGGCAAGTGTTGGATACGTTTCATGATTTAGCACTGAAAAATCTTGGTCCAATCGAAAGTTGACACTATCATATGACTCTGAACATTCTTGAagagcatttttaagaaaaggaTCTGTGGTGGTTTTTAGAAGACTTGAGATTTTTGATGAGGTCCCAGCAGCAATTGCTTTGGCCTCATCGTTGACTATAGTGCAAAAGCCGCTGGGACTAGTCTTCAAATCGCTTCGAGGATCGGCAGAGATCACATCAATACACTTGGTGCTGTGGGTTGTCTTTTTACACCACGCATGGAAATCCTCGGCTGCAGTGCCTCGAGAGGTAAGAACGAGCAGGAGGAATGTTGCTATCAAAAGCACGAGAGTCAGACCAACTCTAATGGTAGCCATAATCTCCTAAAGCTGTTTAATCTTCTGCTGAGTACTGGCTTTGAAATTTTTAAGATGAGGATTGGAAAAGGCTGAAGGCCTTTTAATATAGAAAATAAGCGAAGACAATGAGAATTTAATATGGTAATAAGTGATAGAGAATAAGCTAAGACGGAGATGGAGTTTTCTATTAGTTTACGGAAAAAAGGGCAGTTCTTATAGACTCATAATTTGGTAAGGCATTGAACCCACATTGAATTATATGGTTACCATATTAAAGCTATCAAATAGCAGTATTTCCTAAAGTTGGCTAATTAAAAAAACTAACATAccatttaaaattaaaaactttccAAACGTATGAATAaatataatttgaaaaggatagaaatgaccataactaaaagtaaataacaatATTCTGAACTATTATTTTGGAAACACTAAAAATAAAGGTGGGTGGAAAAAGTCGTACGAAAAAATTTGTAAGAATGGTGCAGGATTGGGCAATTGGGTAGAAAGCAGGTAGAGTGAAGGAAGGTGGGGCTTAGGTAAGGGGGAATGGTTGCTAGGAAGCTTGGGTTTGACAACTAAAGTGAGGATAGTGGAGAGTTAGATGAGGGTATTCAGGAGAGACGAAGGAGGAAGGGGGTTGCAGCCCTTGTGAGGTGGAGCAATGGCTTGATGTGATTGAATTGGGGGGAAGGGGGAGAGGGAGGTGATCATGTGTGTATCTTTTGTGCTTTTGGTATTTCTTAAAGTGATTTATTAAGCATTTTTAGTTCTTATTAGTAAAGTATATAAAATAAGATATACGTTGTACAATATTTCGATATAAATGAAATACTATAATaaaattctttttaatttttaacctcttttgcatttaactatttttcaaaattattattattatttaatgtACAAATCCGTGTATAGTATGAGTCAAAATGCTGGTCTGTATCATGACACAATGCCTTGCACGGGTCAAAATGCCAGCTTGTTTGATGAGGCATTGCCTTGCATGTATTAAAATGCTAGTTTGTATCATGATGAGACAATGCCCATACTTATGTAAAATGAATTTAAACATCTAGGACAATGAATTTAGACTGTTGACGAAACAAATACAACAAAACTAGGTAATATCTTCAAGATAATATATCTAATTCTGCAAGGTAATATGCTAATCGATGTCAATTAATACAAGAGGGTGCATCCTAATTAGTGCTAATGGTACTATTAAATACATGAGATTTATTTAGACTAATAGATACAAAAAATCCTTTCGAACTTTTGAGCACACCACATAATTTATAAGTGAAGACAAAGAGAATTCAATATAAGGTAACAGGTGGTAGAAAATATGGCAAGACGGAGTTACCTATGAGattacaaaagaacaaaaaacaaCATCATATAGACTTATAATTTGGTAAGGCATTCAATCGCATTCAattttcttgataaatttggaatttatacCAGCGAtccaaaataatcaaaattgtaAGATACCATCTAGCtaatgtgtgacgaccccaccttcccctgagGCGTACCCAAGgttttggcggaccgcctgcccaactctcgccaggactcactcactcactcaatcAACTCTCAAGATTAATCATTCAAACCTCCAAAATAACATGTAAAttctacaattcaaccaaaatgtaagctgatttacaacccaaaagccaaaCGTATGATACAATatcaaatgtcaaaatacaTCCTATCAACCAAAAGTATAAGTACAAGAGGGTTATACACTCTAGTTCACGGTTAATTGCTTCGGACCTCCattcctgtaagaaaaacaaaaactaaaggaatgagctaaaagtccagtgaggttcttAAACAAGCAATTAGGTAGAGAAACCATGGAAATATGACATTTAACAGTTTGAACATTTTGCACAATAATatacagtcattcaagaaataaacattcaatcgttggaaggatacgtgctcacttggagccattcattcattcatttgccaACAATGTTCCTTATCCCTTcgacattagaaaacatttgcaagtgaaaactccttcagtgttcttgtcattcattcattgttattattgcattgaattcactggccagttctccactaAACttcatggtaatactcgagtataacaaacattgtcccagggtcaccagccgcccgaccgagtccgcttctggctcgagtcgactggcaatgaagagcaagggcccagttcagccgaaaagcttacattcatgcacaagtagcattcaatcattgaaaattcacttttgcttgggtcgagtgcgataaagtacacactcgaccattgaaaatccatttagtaatcattggaaagcatttaacattctaGCAATATTCACAACATTTCACATAGTCATTTAAAGCACacacatgcaaggaacactcaccacggCAACAAGTTCAAGTGTTCGTCTCGGGTGCATTTTTGACCTCACTTCCCCATCCTAAAATCACATATATAAAGTTCCATGAGATCCACTATGCCAAGTCacattattcaaaaaaaaaaaatcgagttcaaaatggttcaacaactccaacttgaagttggaaatgaaagtaaggacagttttaggaaaataggattttttcagttttgcatgatgctatttgaaaaatcatatctcaagattcgtaagtccaaaatttataaactttataccattgaaaaatagattcaaagggtCACAATTTCTCTAAAGACACATatgttgtgacgaccccacctctccctagggcgtatctgtgaggacccgaaaattttcttattttattttattttactggcttagttaattaattaattcgactatttaaaattcatttatatagaaaaacgcctctcttatgtttttaaagtgttttgttagaaaattacttttcaaaaactcatttagttcggaacaacgagtacacgtttttcgagactatatttgaattgagagtgtattaattttgaaaaagtaagaatgatcaatagtaaattaagaaaaagtcatgaggactcgcaaaaatttatttatttttaaactttttttacgagtttattaaaatatttaattgcctgtttgccccgaatattattttctaatctcttgagacctaattacattgatctatgacttaattatatttttagggtggctcgtttcaaaaattaat
This portion of the Coffea arabica cultivar ET-39 chromosome 2e, Coffea Arabica ET-39 HiFi, whole genome shotgun sequence genome encodes:
- the LOC113729047 gene encoding pectinesterase inhibitor-like; its protein translation is MATIRVGLTLVLLIATFLLLVLTSRGTAAEDFHAWCKKTTHSTKCIDVISADPRSDLKTSPSGFCTIVNDEAKAIAAGTSSKISSLLKTTTDPFLKNALQECSESYDSVNFRLDQDFSVLNHETYPTLAVALTEAYGQAQECEDVLNDPKPLEPSLTPEIQTAADVVDTTLQILNLNECNKIDSCVG